The Alteromonas macleodii ATCC 27126 genome segment GCAAAAGGATGGCGTAACGTTATTTTCTACGGCGCTTGCTTAGGCGCAATGAATATCATCTTCTATCTTGCGATTGAGCGTATTCCCCTTGGCATAGGTGTTGCGCTTGAGTTCACCGGACCATTGGCTGTGGCATTTTTTAGTGCCAGAAAAAAGAGAGACTTTGCTTGGGCTATTTTAGCCGTTGCAGGCGTTTGTTTGCTGCTTCCCGATATTGGCGGCGCGTCTGCTGAAAGTTTAGATCCCGTCGGCGTTATTCTTGCCCTTACAGCCGGAGCGTTTTGGGCCGGTTATATCGTATTTGGAAACAAAACAGGCAACGAAGGTTCTGGCGGTGTTACGGTAACATTAGGCATGCTAGTGGCCGCTATCTGTGTAGTGCCTATTGGCGTTGCAAGTCAAGGTATCGCCTTACTCTCGCCACAGGCTATTTTCATCGGGTTCGCTGTAGGCGTATTCTCGTCGGCTATCCCGTATACGTTAGAAATGAGTGCAATGCGCAATATGCCTAAGCAAACCTTCAGCATTATGATGAGTGTTGAGCCTGCCGTTGCAGCCATAGCGGCGTTCATCATTATTGATGAAACCCTCACGCTTTCACAATGGTTTGCAGTGGCTTTAGTCGTTATTGCTACCGCCGGGAGTTCAGCTACGCAAAAACAACTACCCAAACAAAAACAAATTGAAACCCTTTCTTAGGGCCTGTTGACCTTTGGTGTACGAATTTTGGTCTAAATGGAAGCCTTTTAATCGCGAAACAGTCCTGCAAGCCTAGCGAGTGTTTTCGATTTAGAACCACTAAACCGTCAAACATCCGCCTTGTCTAGATGGCACACAGACCGCTGCAAAAATGCACAACAAAGGTCAACAGGCCCTAGGGTTTCAAACTTTCTTTACTTTTTTACCATCCTTATTTTCCCCTTTTTGAACTCAGGTCTTATTCTTTTCGTTAAACAAATTAAGTTAATAGTTGATTTAGTGGCTTAGGGAATATTTATGAAACATTATGCGGTAAACACAGAAGTAGAATGGGAATGGGGAAACGGTAGTGCAACGGGAAATATCAGAGAAAAATTTACCAATGATGTAGAGCGCACGATTAAGGGTTCGTCGGTAAAACGAGAGGCAAGCGACAGCGATCCAGCCTATCTCATTGAACAGGACGACGGCAGTAAAGTGCTTAAATCTCACAGCGAAATTACGAAGTCGTCTTAATTTGTTGATTAATAAACCTAAACGAAAAATGCAGCGTTCTTTTTTCACTGATAGCGGTGTCGTCAATATAGCGAAGTCGCTCATTGGTAACTACCTGTTTAGTAATATCGACGGCGTACTAACCGGGGGAACGATAACAGAAACGGAAGCCTACCGTGGTCATCAGGATCTTGCCATGGAAAAACACCTGTTGCGGCGCCCTTCTTCGATATCAACACTTAAAAAGCAAGGCGGCGTTGCTTACATCTACACCATTTATGGTTCTCACAGTATGTTGAATATTGTTACCAATGACGCTGACCACACCGATTCTGTTCTGATCCGAAAAATTAAGCCTACAGAAGGTGTCGACAAAATGCGTGAACGTCGCGGCGTGAACACATCATTGCGTAATCTATGTGACGGTCCAGCTAAGCTGACACAAGCTCTTGCGATAACGCCTGCGCTTAACGGTGAGCCTGTGTTAAACAATACATTGATTTGGATTGAGAAAAGTAACTACACCATTGTCAGTGATCACATTACTAGTTCGCCTCGCATTGGCATAGACTACGCAAAAGACGAGCATACTGGTAAGCAAGGTCCACGGGATGACACAACCTTGCCTTGGCGGTTCACGCTAAAGTAGCGCACTTCAATAAAGACTACTTCGCAACAGCGAAGGTCAGCTTGCAGTCGATGTATTTGAGCAATTTATTTACCACCTTTGGTACAGCAATATCACCTCTAGCAGTTTTTGATTCAACATAAATATCGCAGTCATCATATTGAATTTGCTGGCGAATAACGTAGTCGTTGAGTTCGTCAAACAGGCTTTCTTTTAACGGCACCATACCAATGAACGCATCTGGGCCTTTTTTATCTACACATTCTTCACGCTTAATAAAATAAGCGCCTTCAATTTCTCGTTTTAGCGTGTACGCTTGCATGGCATCTAACGTTGTTAAGCGAAAGTGCACACTTATTTGGGGTTCTGTCACTGGTATTCTCGGTTTTTCTTGAAGTTTATCCAAATGGCTACTGCTTTATTTCCACTTTCCAAGGCGGGTTCACTCTATTCTCTCCTGCCCAGTACAGCTTTATTTTGTTGCCAGATGGATCGCTTAAAATGGCCTCTTTCCAAAGGTAGCGCTGCTGCGTTGGCGGCTGCTCAAAACGAATACCTTTTTCCACAAGAGAGGTATACAGCTCATCTAGCGCCTCGTGTTCGAAGTAGATCACACTGTGATTTTGAGCACTTTCGCTTTCTAAAGAGAGCGAAAAAGTAGACGAGCCTTCAGGACACGTGAATCTGGCATAGTGCGGTGTATCTACAATTTGAGTGAACCCAAGTGTAAGGTAAAACTCCACCGCTTCGACCATATTGGTAACGGGTAACGTAACTTGGTTCAATTCCATGAAGACCTGCTCCTTGTATTTGTATTGTTTGCGCTAGATTTAATCGTCGCGTCCTAGATAGGCGTGAATAGCGGTGATTTTGCCGTTTTCATTAAATTTCAAGACATCAACAACAAACAGTGTTTCAGACTTATCCACTACAATTTTAAGCTCACCACACACCATGTTCTCGTTTGCCATAGTAGACAGCACATCTATTTCTATCGAATCAGCGTTCTCAAAGTTCTTACGTGTTTCATCAACGGCTAACCGTTTACCTTTTACAGAAATTTTCCAGTCCCTTAATGCAATGTCATCCGCAAACATATCGGAAACACTGTCTAGGTCCTTTTGTTCATAGGCTCTTAAGTATTGAATAAAGACTTCGACCCACTCCATTTTACGTGTTCCTTTTATCAGTTTTTTAAAAGACATCAGCCAATCGGTTTACACCCAAAACGCCAGCGTCCAGTTAATATAACCGTTACACTATCAAAAATAACGTGGCTGCTGTGGCCGCGCCCATTGTAAGATTAAACTGCCGTCTTCGAGTTGGCGAACTCAACCACACGCGTATTTTTGCGCCTACCGCTGCCCAAAGCGAGATGCTTGGAAAACCAATCACGGCAAAAGCGGTAACAATCGCAATACCAGATTGAATGTAGTGCTCGCCAGGCAGTGAAAACGTGCCTACGCTAGCTAACGCCATCATCCATGCTTTAGGGTTAATTAACTGAAATAATGCCCCTTCCCACCACTTGAGCGGCCCTTGGCGTTTGGTCGATTTAATTTTGTTTTCTACTAGGCCTACTGGCTCATCTACGGGGCCAGTGGCAATTTTAAATGCTAACCATAACAGGTATGCCACGCCAAGTACTTTTAGCACACTGTACAGTACGGGAAATATGTTGAACAGCGCACCAATGCCCAGCAGTGTGCTTATCATTAGACCTGCGACACCAATTACAATACCCAGCATGTGCGGCAGCGAACGTTTATAACCGTATTGTGCTCCAGAAGCCAATAGCATCATATTATTCGGGCCAGGCGTTACCGTACTGATGAACGCGAATGTCGCAAGCGCGATGAGTAAAGATGTTTCCATGACAGTCCTTATGTGTTGAGGTGAGCAATGCGTTTCTTTAAAAGAAAGGGGTCGGTTAACCAAACGCTTGTTTTTCACCAACACAATACAATCATATTTTTGTATGCATCATACCCAAATACGCTTAAAAACAGCCATACAGTTTAGTCATGGTAACGTCTGTATGGTAGTTATTTCACCAATCTGTATGGTTAAAAGCTCCTGTCAATTAAGATATAGTTATCTGTATGCAGATAACTTCATAAGAATAAATATTGCGATGACGCTTTACGAAACATTAGCCAATGAACTTAAAGCCCAAATCGAGCGTGGTGTTTTTGAGGTGGGGAACAAGTTACCTTCGGTTAGGCAGCTGTCAACGGAGCATAAAGTAAGTATAGCTACCGTGCAGGAAGCATATCGAGTGTTAGAAGCGCAGCAACTGGTAGAGGCAAAACCTAAATCAGGTTATTTTGTCGCCCGTAGTATCTTAATAGATAACACCCCTAGCATGACGAAGCCTCCGCAACGCCCTATGGATGTGTCTCAATGGGAAGGTGTGCTAGACACTTTGCTGAATACCTTCAATAAAGATCATGACGCTAAAACCCTGTGCCAGTTTCAGCATGCCATGCCCAACATGACTGCCAAAACCCTTAAACCGCTTATAAAACGCCTGCATGAACTCACCAAACATCGAGCCTTGGACGGCATGATATACGGTGACGTAAAAGGTGATGAAACTCTGCGAAAACAGCTAAGCCGATTGGCCGCAGCATCTGGCTGTGTGTTGCAAAGCGACGAATTCATTGTAACTTCTGGCTGCCAGGAAGCCTTATCTGTGTGCCTTCGCGCAGTGGCGAGCGCCGGCGATGTGATAGCGGTAGAATCCCCCGGATTCTACGGTGCTATGCAAGCTATAAAAGGCGCTGAATTAAAAGCGTTAGAGATCCCCACCGACTCTGAAACAGGACTGAGTTTAAAGGCATTAAAGCTAGCGCTTGACCAATGGCCGATCAAGGCCATTTTAGTCGCCCCAACGGTAAATAACCCTCAAGGATTTGTTATGCCTGAGGCGAAAAAGAAAGCGTTATATGAATTGGCCAGAGAGTACGACGTAGCCATTATAGAGGACGACATTTACGGCGATATTGCCTACGCCTACCCTCGTCCAAAAACCATTAAATCGTTCGATAAAGATGGGCGCGTTTTACTGTGCTCCTCGTTTTCAAAAACGCTAGCGCCTGGTTTTCGCGTGGGTTGGATAGCGCCGGGAAGCTATAGAAATAAAGTGCTCCACGTTAAATATGTCAGTAGCTCTATGTGCCCTACTCTACCCCAATTAGCTATAGCCAGTTTCATTGAGCAAGGCGGTTATGACAAACATATTCGGGCTATGCGTCACCATTACCTAAGTGCACGAGACGCACTACGTTCAGACATTAAGCGTTACTTTCCCGCCGACACCTGTATTAGCTACCCTCAAGGGGGCTATGTGCTTTGGGTAGAGCTAAACAGCCGTTATGACTCCGTGAAGCTGGCTGACGAAGCCAAGCAAAAAGGAATTTATGTCGCGCCAGGGCAACTATTTTCGGCAACAGGTAAGTATCGACATTGCCTGCGTTTTAATTTCATTGATAGTACGCAGGCTGCACGCACCGAAGCTATTCAGCGTCTTGGTGAGATGCTTGTTGCACAAGAAGCCTAATTTTTTATACAAAGTGCGTAAACCCAAAGGCAGTTGATCCACATCAACGCAGGCTAGCCGTAAGTCCACCAAAATAAAACCATCCAAACTAACCTGTGAAACTTTGTATGCTTACGTTAGTGAATAATACAGATGCGAATGATGACATTGTGCCTGAAGCACACGGACTATACCGTCTGCATTTAAAGCCTAACACGCAAATGGCGATAGAGAATAAGCCCGTCTTCGGTGCGAATATTACGCTACATAGCAGCGTATTGAGGCACGATAATTTTGTGGCAACGCCAGATAATATATTAGGTTGGCTGGATCACTGCGGTTTGTCACACTTTGCAGTGAAAGCCGAGACCGACAATTCAGAAAGTGAAGACACGTCTGTACTTTTGCCTTCACAGTTTTTAAATGCCGAAGGCGGAATTTTGCGTGTAACTGCCCCCACTCGCATTTATCTAATCAGCAAAACCCCAATTGATATTAACAAACGCGGCCTGTGCCTTTTTACGCCAGTAAAATAACCACACAGAAATGTACTCTGACCCCAAAATTTTGGGGTCAGAGTACATTTATTTCTATTCAATCTCTGGGGTGGCGTTTGATGTGCTCTCTAGGTGCAGGCTAATCGCTTCAGACATCCCGGAATAACGCTTATCCACCCGCTGAACCATGTGGCTAAATGTAGCGGTGTCAGAGATGATTAAGCAGCCGTCTTTAGCACGGGTTAACCCTGTGTATACTAGGCCTCGATGAAATAAATTGGCGGCTTTTTCGCTATCAGGCTTAGGTAGAATAAGCACAACTTGGTTAAACTCAGAGCCCTGAGATTTATGTATGGTCATGGCATACACAGTTTCAAACTGCGGTACTCTTGATAGCGATATGCTGCGCAACGCTTGTTTTTGCGCTAGCGTCTTGTCAGCACTGTCTCCCGCATTTGCCGAAGCTTTCTGACTTGAACCGTTTTGACCCGAAGCTTGGCTATCCTGGTAAAACCACGCATATAGCTTTCCTTTGCTGTCAGGCCAGATTACACCAACCTCACCGTTTGATAGTCGTTGAGGATGATGATTCTTTACAATCATAATGGGCTGACCTTGATAGAAATGGCCTTCCCGCTTTCTGATTTTGTGCTTGATAGCATCGAACACCAAATTATTCAGGCCTTCTACGCCCATTCCGCCCTTGCGGACCGGGGTTAGCCACCTAACCACATTCAGACGATTAAGCGCCTCTTCGGCACTGCCAGCATCAAAAATAGGCAGGAAGCTTTCTTTGGCCAACTGGTGTAAATCACGGCCGCTAACCTGGTGCTCTGGCCATAGGTGAACGCCAGATTGTAGGCGTGATGCAGTCTTTGAAACAAGAGTTGAATCGATATTTGAGTTGAGGCCAGCAGTTTCATCATTGTCACTAGCCTTGTCGGTAATAGCGGCAAGTGCACCGCTTGCATCACCTCGCTGTATGGCCGTTGCAACTTTTGCCACCTGCCCTTTGAAGCGCTGCGGTGCTTGCAGAGTTGCTACATAGCTTTTTGCCTGCTCATCAACAGGTAACAGAGGCAAATGCGGGCACAGCGTAGCGATGTGCTGACGCATTAACGATGGCACGCCACCTAAAGAAAACGCGTTGTCATTGCTGTTTAAGCTATTTGTACCATTTGGCACATTCGCATTTTCGTCAAAACTTGCTGCCTCGGTACTAACTAGCTGCTCTAACACGTTGCCAAGCTCAACTGCTGGAAGCTGATCGGCATCACCGATAAAATAGAGTCGCGCATGGTCTGGTAACGCTCGTACGATGCGCGTCATTAGCGCTAAGTCGACCATACTTGCTTCATCGACAATGAGTACATCTGCTGCCAATTGATTGTGCTGATTGAACTTAGTCGATACACCGTGCTCGCGCAATCCTAGTAATCTATGTAGCGTCACAGCATCGGTAGGCACGTTGTTAAGTACTGCGTCGTCCAACTTGCCGCGAAGTCCGTCTATGCTGTTCATGATAGACTCCGTCATACGCTGTTGCGCTTTACCTGTAGGCGCTGCCAGCACAATTTTTAAGTTTTCATCGCAAGCCTGTAGCGCCAGTAATAAGCGCAATACAGTATAGGTTTTACCTGTTCCTGGCCCACCGTTTATAACGCAAAAGCGCTGCATTAGGCTTTTCGCCACTGCTATTTGCTGCCAATCTTGCCGGTCGGTTGTTTCGGTAGGAAAGATTGCTGGCCAAAGTTGCTTTACTTTTTCGCTAGCTTCATCACTTAAGGGCGTAAGCGCCGCTCGTTTTACAACATTTCGTGCTACTTCTTGTTCAAATTCATAGTAGCGACGGCTGTACAGCTTGCCGTTGCTATAGACAAACAGTTGAGCCACCTGCTCGTTACTCAGCGCGCTTTTTACAATTCTAAGTAACGGCGTTAGTTGTGGCACGTCAACACCTGCTTTGGGCGCTTTTTCCTGCTCGGTTTGTTCTACCGGCGACTTAGATGCCCCAACCGCTCCGTTATTGCTATGCACATTTGTTTCGGCCGCCAAGACTGCTTCTTGTTCTGCTACTACCTCTTTAAAAAGCGTCGTACCCGCTATGTCTTTTAGATAGATACAGCTGTGGCCATTGCGCTGCATATACGACAAGTATGCTAAGATCCCAGCCCAAATAAACTGTTCTTCTTGCTCCAGTTCATCAATAAAGCCAAATTCTTTTGCGACAAATTTGTCGATCGCCTCGATGCCAAACAAGTTATCAAAAAATGACGGTACAGAGTGTTGATTGCTTTTCATTATTTTCCTTTGCTTTAGCCTCTATGATGTTGACTACTCGTCATCGAAACTAAACTGCTGCTGACCCGAAGACGTTTGTTCCAAAGGCTGGTGAGAGCTGCCTGCATTCGAAGAACTATTGCCTTGCTGGGCATCGTCTTTGCTCGCAAATATCCCGTCTAATCGATTGAGTACAGACGATGGAACATCAGTATAAAATACCCCTTCCCCGCGCTCGTTTTCTGGGTGCATACCGCGTAGATACAAGTAATACACTCCACCAAAATGCATATCTGGGTCGTAGTTAGGCAGCGTATTCTTTAAATAGCGATGTAGCGCCAAGCAGTAAATTAAGTACTGAAGGTCGTAAAGGTGATGCTGGTTATTGTGAAACAGCGCTGTTGGCGTGTAGCTATCAAGGGTATCGCCAAGCCAGGTTGATTTGTAGTCTGCCACATAAAACTGACCGTCATGTTCAAAAATCAAATCAATAAACCCGTGCATCATTCCCTGTAATTTAGCTGTGATTAATTGAGGCG includes the following:
- a CDS encoding EamA family transporter, with amino-acid sequence MNQRFLLAIVAVLLAMVTIQSGASFAKQLFPIVGPEGTSALRAFFAALVLTVIFRPWRARLSAKGWRNVIFYGACLGAMNIIFYLAIERIPLGIGVALEFTGPLAVAFFSARKKRDFAWAILAVAGVCLLLPDIGGASAESLDPVGVILALTAGAFWAGYIVFGNKTGNEGSGGVTVTLGMLVAAICVVPIGVASQGIALLSPQAIFIGFAVGVFSSAIPYTLEMSAMRNMPKQTFSIMMSVEPAVAAIAAFIIIDETLTLSQWFAVALVVIATAGSSATQKQLPKQKQIETLS
- a CDS encoding DUF2945 domain-containing protein — protein: MKHYAVNTEVEWEWGNGSATGNIREKFTNDVERTIKGSSVKREASDSDPAYLIEQDDGSKVLKSHSEITKSS
- a CDS encoding DNA-3-methyladenine glycosylase, with the translated sequence MQRSFFTDSGVVNIAKSLIGNYLFSNIDGVLTGGTITETEAYRGHQDLAMEKHLLRRPSSISTLKKQGGVAYIYTIYGSHSMLNIVTNDADHTDSVLIRKIKPTEGVDKMRERRGVNTSLRNLCDGPAKLTQALAITPALNGEPVLNNTLIWIEKSNYTIVSDHITSSPRIGIDYAKDEHTGKQGPRDDTTLPWRFTLK
- a CDS encoding VOC family protein, with product MELNQVTLPVTNMVEAVEFYLTLGFTQIVDTPHYARFTCPEGSSTFSLSLESESAQNHSVIYFEHEALDELYTSLVEKGIRFEQPPTQQRYLWKEAILSDPSGNKIKLYWAGENRVNPPWKVEIKQ
- a CDS encoding nuclear transport factor 2 family protein; translated protein: MEWVEVFIQYLRAYEQKDLDSVSDMFADDIALRDWKISVKGKRLAVDETRKNFENADSIEIDVLSTMANENMVCGELKIVVDKSETLFVVDVLKFNENGKITAIHAYLGRDD
- a CDS encoding LysE family translocator, yielding METSLLIALATFAFISTVTPGPNNMMLLASGAQYGYKRSLPHMLGIVIGVAGLMISTLLGIGALFNIFPVLYSVLKVLGVAYLLWLAFKIATGPVDEPVGLVENKIKSTKRQGPLKWWEGALFQLINPKAWMMALASVGTFSLPGEHYIQSGIAIVTAFAVIGFPSISLWAAVGAKIRVWLSSPTRRRQFNLTMGAATAATLFLIV
- a CDS encoding PLP-dependent aminotransferase family protein → MTLYETLANELKAQIERGVFEVGNKLPSVRQLSTEHKVSIATVQEAYRVLEAQQLVEAKPKSGYFVARSILIDNTPSMTKPPQRPMDVSQWEGVLDTLLNTFNKDHDAKTLCQFQHAMPNMTAKTLKPLIKRLHELTKHRALDGMIYGDVKGDETLRKQLSRLAAASGCVLQSDEFIVTSGCQEALSVCLRAVASAGDVIAVESPGFYGAMQAIKGAELKALEIPTDSETGLSLKALKLALDQWPIKAILVAPTVNNPQGFVMPEAKKKALYELAREYDVAIIEDDIYGDIAYAYPRPKTIKSFDKDGRVLLCSSFSKTLAPGFRVGWIAPGSYRNKVLHVKYVSSSMCPTLPQLAIASFIEQGGYDKHIRAMRHHYLSARDALRSDIKRYFPADTCISYPQGGYVLWVELNSRYDSVKLADEAKQKGIYVAPGQLFSATGKYRHCLRFNFIDSTQAARTEAIQRLGEMLVAQEA
- the recD gene encoding exodeoxyribonuclease V subunit alpha, with amino-acid sequence MKSNQHSVPSFFDNLFGIEAIDKFVAKEFGFIDELEQEEQFIWAGILAYLSYMQRNGHSCIYLKDIAGTTLFKEVVAEQEAVLAAETNVHSNNGAVGASKSPVEQTEQEKAPKAGVDVPQLTPLLRIVKSALSNEQVAQLFVYSNGKLYSRRYYEFEQEVARNVVKRAALTPLSDEASEKVKQLWPAIFPTETTDRQDWQQIAVAKSLMQRFCVINGGPGTGKTYTVLRLLLALQACDENLKIVLAAPTGKAQQRMTESIMNSIDGLRGKLDDAVLNNVPTDAVTLHRLLGLREHGVSTKFNQHNQLAADVLIVDEASMVDLALMTRIVRALPDHARLYFIGDADQLPAVELGNVLEQLVSTEAASFDENANVPNGTNSLNSNDNAFSLGGVPSLMRQHIATLCPHLPLLPVDEQAKSYVATLQAPQRFKGQVAKVATAIQRGDASGALAAITDKASDNDETAGLNSNIDSTLVSKTASRLQSGVHLWPEHQVSGRDLHQLAKESFLPIFDAGSAEEALNRLNVVRWLTPVRKGGMGVEGLNNLVFDAIKHKIRKREGHFYQGQPIMIVKNHHPQRLSNGEVGVIWPDSKGKLYAWFYQDSQASGQNGSSQKASANAGDSADKTLAQKQALRSISLSRVPQFETVYAMTIHKSQGSEFNQVVLILPKPDSEKAANLFHRGLVYTGLTRAKDGCLIISDTATFSHMVQRVDKRYSGMSEAISLHLESTSNATPEIE